In the Vanessa cardui chromosome 10, ilVanCard2.1, whole genome shotgun sequence genome, one interval contains:
- the LOC124533277 gene encoding uncharacterized protein LOC124533277 yields MKAYVSVCEAVKGLSSIRGGIIFILFSANSLFLAMTFFNFIDYSYLTSGLRYHTAVLCIQVLWSVYHLSMAVLFIEPWHQISVQLTEIRILFTKLNFNVTPVGKSTALELDLMFKQLLLNQPTMSPLDLVTMQRSLLTATISFITTYFVIMVQYVQKRWEK; encoded by the exons ATGAAGGCCTATGTGTCTGTTTGCGAAGCGGTGAAGGGACTGAGCTCGATCCGGGGGggcatcatatttattttattttcagcaaACTCTCTGTTTTTGGCGATGACTTTCTTCAATTTCATTGACTACTCATACCTGACTT CAGGACTACGTTATCACACCGCAGTCCTCTGTATTCAGGTGTTATGGAGTGTTTATCATTTGTCTATGGCTGTTTTATTCATTGAACCGTGGCATCAGATAAGTGTGCAG cTTACTGAGATACGAATACTTTTCACTAAGTTGAATTTTAATGTGACGCCAGTTGGAAAGTCGACCGCTTTAGAACTGGACCTGATGTTCAAACAGCTTCTTCTCAACCAGCCGACGATGTCTCCGCTGGACCTGGTCACCATGCAGAGATCACTTCTCACCGCG ACGATAAGCTTTATAACTACATACTTTGTTATAATGGTACAGTATGTGCAAAAGAGATGGGAGAAGTGA